In Pseudofrankia saprophytica, one genomic interval encodes:
- a CDS encoding NAD(+) synthase has product MSQRDFGAIHSHGLVRVAAATPLVATADPARNADATVALAREADADGVDVVVFPELGLSSYAIDDLHLQDVLLDAVEDAVAQVRDASRDLGPLLLVGAPLRRRGRLYNTALAISRGRVLGVVPKTFLPNYREYYEKRWFAPGAGIVGEEISVAGQTVPFGTDLIFAATDLPDLVVGIEICEDYWGPIPPSSYLAMAGATLLANLSASNIVVGKSAERALLSAAQSARAMAAYVYSAAGTGESTTDLSWDGQGTIHELGDLLAESERFAETPQLLVADVDLARVRLERMRTPTFNDNAIQADHPERRFRTVGFEHRPHRRDVGLRRRQRRFPYVPDTAERLDLDCYEAFNIQVHGLARRFRSAGGKTMVIGVSGGLDSTHALIVAAKACDRLGIPRSSILAFTLPGFATGEKTKANAWALMRALGVEAAEIDIRPAANQMLADLGHPAAAGQPVYDVTFENVQAGLRTDYLFRLANQRGGFVIGTGDLSELALGWCTYGVGDQMSHYAVNAGVPKTLIQYLIRWTITSGQFDETTGELLTEIVGTEISPELVPADEETGAMQSTEDRIGPYELHDFFLFYILRYGLPPSKVAFLAWHAWRDAAAGRWPAGFPEDRRHFYDLPTITRWLEEFLLRFFQLSQFKRSALPNGPKVTYGGTLSPRGDWRAPSDGNAAVWLAELRRNGPRF; this is encoded by the coding sequence GTGAGTCAGCGCGACTTTGGGGCCATCCACAGCCACGGGCTGGTCCGGGTCGCGGCGGCGACCCCGCTGGTCGCGACCGCCGACCCGGCGCGCAACGCGGACGCGACGGTCGCGCTGGCCCGCGAGGCGGACGCGGACGGCGTCGACGTCGTCGTCTTCCCGGAGCTCGGCCTGTCCTCCTACGCGATCGACGACCTGCACCTGCAGGACGTCCTGCTGGACGCCGTCGAGGACGCGGTCGCCCAGGTGCGCGACGCCTCCCGCGACCTCGGGCCGCTGCTGCTCGTCGGCGCGCCGCTGCGCCGGCGCGGCCGGCTGTACAACACCGCGCTGGCGATCTCACGCGGCCGCGTGCTCGGGGTGGTACCGAAGACGTTCCTGCCGAACTACCGGGAGTACTACGAGAAGCGCTGGTTCGCGCCCGGGGCCGGCATCGTCGGTGAGGAGATCTCGGTCGCCGGCCAGACGGTGCCCTTCGGGACCGACCTGATCTTCGCGGCGACGGACCTGCCCGACCTGGTGGTCGGCATCGAGATCTGCGAGGACTACTGGGGCCCCATCCCGCCGTCGTCCTACCTGGCGATGGCCGGCGCCACGCTGCTCGCCAACCTCTCGGCGTCGAACATCGTCGTGGGCAAGTCCGCCGAGCGCGCCCTGCTGTCGGCCGCCCAGTCGGCCCGGGCGATGGCGGCCTACGTCTACTCGGCGGCGGGTACCGGTGAGAGCACCACCGACCTGTCCTGGGACGGCCAGGGCACGATCCACGAGCTCGGCGACCTGCTCGCCGAGTCCGAACGGTTCGCCGAGACACCGCAGCTGCTGGTCGCCGACGTCGACCTCGCGCGGGTGCGGCTGGAACGCATGCGCACCCCGACGTTCAACGACAACGCGATCCAGGCGGACCATCCCGAGCGCCGCTTCCGGACCGTCGGGTTCGAGCACCGGCCGCACCGGCGCGACGTGGGGCTCAGGCGCCGGCAGCGTCGATTTCCCTATGTCCCCGACACCGCCGAGCGGCTCGACCTCGACTGCTACGAGGCGTTCAACATCCAGGTGCACGGCCTCGCCCGGCGGTTCCGGTCGGCGGGCGGGAAGACGATGGTCATCGGCGTCTCCGGCGGCCTCGACTCGACGCATGCGCTGATCGTCGCGGCGAAGGCGTGCGACCGGCTCGGGATCCCGCGCTCGTCCATCCTCGCGTTCACCCTGCCCGGGTTCGCCACGGGGGAGAAGACCAAGGCGAACGCCTGGGCGCTGATGCGCGCGCTCGGGGTGGAGGCGGCGGAGATCGACATCCGTCCCGCGGCCAACCAGATGCTCGCCGATCTGGGGCACCCGGCCGCCGCGGGTCAGCCCGTGTACGACGTGACCTTCGAGAACGTCCAGGCCGGCCTGCGTACCGACTACCTGTTCCGGCTGGCGAACCAGCGCGGCGGGTTCGTCATCGGCACCGGTGATCTCAGCGAGCTGGCACTCGGCTGGTGCACCTACGGCGTCGGCGACCAGATGAGCCACTACGCGGTCAACGCGGGCGTGCCCAAGACGCTCATCCAGTACCTCATCCGCTGGACCATCACCTCCGGGCAGTTCGACGAGACGACCGGAGAGCTGCTCACCGAGATCGTCGGCACGGAGATCTCACCCGAGCTGGTGCCCGCCGACGAGGAGACGGGCGCTATGCAGAGCACGGAGGACCGCATCGGCCCCTACGAGCTGCACGACTTCTTCCTCTTCTACATCCTGCGCTACGGGCTGCCGCCGTCGAAGGTCGCGTTCCTGGCCTGGCACGCGTGGCGCGACGCCGCCGCGGGCCGCTGGCCCGCCGGCTTTCCGGAGGATCGGCGGCACTTCTACGACCTGCCGACGATCACGCGCTGGCTGGAGGAGTTTCTCCTGCGCTTCTTCCAGCTTTCCCAGTTCAAACGGTCCGCGCTGCCCAACGGCCCCAAGGTGACCTACGGCGGCACGCTGTCGCCGCGTGGGGACTGGCGCGCCCCCTCCGACGGGAACGCCGCCGTATGGCTGGCCGAGCTGCGGCGCAACGGCCCGCGGTTCTAG
- a CDS encoding cytochrome P450 — MLTRHTHGPAGARAARAGLVWPSSRRFRDATPAEKLVHLAEIRDQSGLAHFDEPAIPGLPKGGGYFAVTRHADVVDATRRPADFSSAHGTLWINDLPADLNELYGSIISMDAPRHSRLRRIVATAFTPRAIRALHHHIGQAATDTVRAAVALGEFDFVTDLATPFPLTVICDLLGIPDSYRAEVLAASNVIVSGGDPDLIPDQTNPVIAFLDAGRTLTALATDLAEHRRHHPADDLVTTLVHAQVDGGRLTIAEIAAFVTLLTFAGQETTRNTIALGYLALHRNPAARREWAADYERLAPTAIEELLRHTSPVAFMRRTVTRDTTLGGQHLAAGEKIILYYPAANHDPAVFANPHHLDLVRTPNPHLAFGGAGPHYCLGAHLARSQLTAMYRELLHQLPHLDITGQPEYLRSTSVNALKHLPVRNRAG; from the coding sequence ATGCTCACCCGCCACACCCATGGGCCCGCCGGCGCCAGGGCGGCTCGGGCGGGGCTGGTGTGGCCATCCAGCCGCCGCTTCCGCGACGCCACCCCCGCCGAGAAACTCGTCCACCTCGCCGAGATCCGCGACCAGTCCGGCTTGGCCCACTTCGACGAACCCGCGATCCCCGGCCTCCCTAAAGGCGGCGGTTACTTCGCAGTCACCCGCCACGCCGACGTCGTCGACGCCACTCGGCGCCCCGCCGACTTTTCCTCTGCCCACGGCACACTGTGGATCAACGACCTGCCCGCCGACCTCAACGAGCTCTACGGGTCCATCATCAGCATGGACGCCCCCCGTCACAGCCGGCTGCGCCGCATTGTCGCGACCGCGTTCACCCCCCGCGCCATCCGGGCCCTACACCATCACATCGGACAGGCCGCCACCGATACGGTCCGCGCCGCCGTCGCCCTCGGTGAGTTCGACTTCGTGACCGACCTGGCCACCCCGTTCCCTCTCACCGTCATTTGTGACCTGCTCGGCATACCCGACAGCTATCGGGCCGAGGTCCTGGCCGCCTCCAACGTCATCGTCTCCGGTGGTGACCCCGATCTGATCCCTGACCAGACCAACCCCGTCATCGCCTTCCTAGACGCCGGCCGCACCCTGACCGCCCTCGCGACTGACCTCGCCGAACACCGTCGACATCACCCCGCCGACGACCTCGTCACCACCCTCGTCCATGCACAGGTGGACGGCGGCCGCCTCACCATCGCGGAGATCGCTGCCTTCGTTACCCTGCTCACGTTCGCCGGCCAGGAGACCACCCGCAACACCATCGCCCTCGGCTATCTCGCCCTCCACCGCAACCCCGCCGCCCGCCGGGAATGGGCTGCCGACTACGAACGCCTTGCCCCCACCGCCATCGAGGAACTCCTGCGCCATACCAGCCCGGTCGCGTTCATGCGCCGTACCGTCACCCGTGACACGACCCTGGGTGGACAGCACCTCGCCGCCGGAGAAAAGATCATCCTCTACTATCCGGCCGCTAACCACGACCCTGCGGTCTTCGCTAACCCACACCACCTCGACCTCGTTCGCACCCCCAATCCCCATCTCGCCTTCGGCGGCGCCGGCCCCCATTACTGCCTCGGCGCCCACCTCGCCCGCAGCCAACTCACCGCCATGTATCGAGAACTCCTTCACCAACTCCCGCACCTCGACATCACCGGCCAGCCCGAATATCTCCGCTCCACATCCGTCAACGCCCTCAAACACCTCCCCGTCAGGAACCGGGCAGGCTAA
- a CDS encoding long-chain-fatty-acid--CoA ligase, which translates to MVGLLDGIFEARLGPGRVVFLGAAGSADRELDWGSFFGEAERVAAWLQNARGVGPGSRIMVLALPSREMVTAVVGVWLAGGAVTCAPTPARTTDLALFVEQTRQRVAALGDPLVLLGPPFDGLAGALAEGGARVDDLVDVVTAEPAGAWKPPDLVDSDPAVLQFTSGTTAAPKIVQVGHGNLAANIVAIKDRARHDEVHGRMLTWLPLSHDMGLVGAFALHLTCGHCDLLISSPTDYLEAPGSWMDNVSRYRATVVVGPASAYALARRLLDNGPVLDLSSVEVALCGGEPIEPAAIEGFLDAAARHGLRREAFLPAYGLAEATLAVTMPEPHLGLRVDTVDADRLAKEQVAVPARPGGRARRLALLGRPVPGAGVRIVDPVTGAACAERVVGEIHVSGPSIAGYLPVPANVGDGEAGVEVRWDAAGWLATGDLGYLVGDELVVCGRAKDVIIVGGRNLHPEEIEQAAAQVLGVRPGNVVAFATRHTGSATDAVTIVFEIRPGHDESAVREQVVLAVATTVGVRPAVRAVPPGSVPKTPSGKLRRAEAAKLWGEER; encoded by the coding sequence GTGGTTGGTCTCCTGGACGGGATTTTCGAGGCGAGGCTCGGGCCTGGCAGAGTGGTGTTCCTGGGGGCAGCGGGCTCGGCGGACCGCGAGCTGGACTGGGGGAGCTTCTTCGGTGAGGCGGAACGGGTCGCGGCCTGGTTGCAGAATGCTCGGGGCGTGGGACCGGGAAGCCGCATCATGGTGCTGGCATTGCCGTCGCGGGAGATGGTAACGGCGGTCGTCGGCGTGTGGCTGGCGGGTGGGGCGGTGACGTGCGCGCCAACGCCGGCGCGCACGACGGACCTGGCATTGTTCGTCGAACAGACCCGGCAGCGGGTGGCCGCGCTAGGCGATCCGCTGGTTTTGCTCGGACCGCCCTTCGACGGGCTCGCGGGGGCGCTTGCCGAGGGCGGTGCCCGAGTGGACGACCTGGTCGACGTTGTAACGGCAGAGCCGGCTGGGGCGTGGAAGCCGCCCGACCTCGTGGACAGCGATCCGGCGGTGCTGCAGTTCACCAGTGGCACCACGGCCGCGCCGAAGATCGTCCAGGTTGGCCACGGGAACCTCGCCGCGAACATCGTGGCGATCAAGGACCGGGCTCGGCATGACGAGGTCCACGGCCGGATGCTGACGTGGCTGCCGCTCTCGCACGACATGGGTTTGGTGGGGGCATTTGCGCTGCACCTGACCTGTGGGCATTGTGACCTGCTGATCAGCTCACCGACGGATTATCTCGAGGCGCCGGGATCCTGGATGGACAACGTGTCCAGGTATCGTGCGACGGTCGTCGTCGGGCCGGCGTCGGCATATGCGCTCGCGCGTCGGCTGCTGGACAACGGGCCGGTGCTGGACCTGTCGTCGGTCGAGGTTGCGCTGTGCGGTGGTGAGCCGATCGAACCGGCAGCGATTGAGGGGTTTCTCGACGCGGCGGCGCGGCACGGTCTACGGCGGGAGGCGTTTCTACCCGCCTACGGCCTGGCCGAGGCGACCCTCGCAGTCACTATGCCCGAACCCCATCTGGGTTTGCGCGTCGACACCGTCGACGCCGATCGGCTGGCGAAGGAGCAGGTCGCGGTTCCTGCCCGGCCGGGCGGCCGGGCCCGCCGGTTGGCACTGCTGGGACGGCCAGTCCCCGGCGCCGGGGTCAGGATCGTCGACCCGGTGACCGGTGCCGCATGCGCGGAGCGGGTGGTCGGAGAGATCCACGTGTCCGGCCCGTCGATCGCGGGCTACCTTCCAGTCCCAGCCAACGTCGGCGACGGCGAGGCGGGTGTCGAGGTGCGGTGGGACGCGGCCGGCTGGCTGGCGACCGGAGATCTGGGCTACCTCGTCGGCGATGAGCTCGTCGTCTGCGGCCGCGCCAAGGATGTGATCATAGTTGGTGGTCGCAACCTGCACCCCGAGGAGATCGAACAGGCCGCTGCCCAGGTTCTTGGGGTCCGGCCTGGCAACGTCGTCGCGTTCGCGACCCGCCACACCGGATCGGCGACCGACGCGGTGACGATTGTCTTCGAGATCCGCCCCGGCCACGACGAGTCAGCCGTGCGCGAGCAGGTCGTCCTCGCGGTCGCCACCACCGTCGGCGTGCGGCCCGCCGTCCGCGCCGTGCCACCGGGGTCGGTTCCGAAGACGCCGTCCGGCAAGCTTCGGCGCGCCGAAGCGGCAAAGCTGTGGGGAGAAGAACGGTGA
- a CDS encoding phosphopantetheine-binding protein yields the protein MSITSTMAETVAAAPVDGAAAAEEVAAFLRGVLGADVDIQPGARLVDDLALDSMQRLELLAWLSTRGADVGAAEVAALVTVRDVAGLVSQTTRPHGDTTEATATPQSWMVAAPTRRHDERFALSPLTPEIMPFLYQLAISEEVGFRWRFRGNVPPFEAFQAGLSRGVHVQFVVADRRSGEPVGHVVAYNADHNLGLCYVGGAFVPRLISSGLPMEVMAMFARYLFQVWPFRKLYLEVPEFNYTLIASGAGRYFDVEGRLTEHSYYSGRYWDEYLLALRRHHVGLAR from the coding sequence GTGAGCATCACGTCAACCATGGCGGAGACGGTTGCTGCCGCGCCCGTGGACGGCGCGGCGGCGGCCGAGGAGGTCGCCGCATTCCTGCGGGGGGTTCTTGGCGCGGATGTCGACATCCAGCCGGGGGCGAGACTCGTCGATGACCTGGCGCTCGACTCCATGCAGCGACTTGAACTGCTGGCCTGGCTATCCACCAGGGGAGCGGATGTCGGCGCAGCCGAAGTCGCGGCTCTGGTAACTGTGCGCGATGTTGCCGGCCTGGTAAGTCAGACGACCCGGCCGCACGGCGACACGACGGAGGCGACCGCCACTCCGCAGAGCTGGATGGTGGCGGCACCGACAAGGCGTCATGACGAGCGATTCGCCCTCAGCCCGCTGACGCCGGAAATAATGCCGTTTCTCTACCAGCTCGCGATCTCCGAGGAGGTGGGCTTCCGCTGGCGGTTTCGGGGAAACGTGCCACCCTTCGAGGCCTTTCAGGCCGGGCTCTCGCGAGGCGTCCACGTACAGTTTGTCGTAGCCGACAGGAGGAGCGGTGAGCCGGTAGGGCACGTCGTGGCGTACAACGCGGACCACAATCTTGGGCTGTGCTACGTCGGGGGTGCATTCGTCCCACGCCTGATTTCCTCCGGGCTTCCCATGGAAGTGATGGCGATGTTCGCCCGGTATCTGTTTCAGGTGTGGCCTTTCAGGAAACTGTACCTGGAGGTTCCGGAGTTCAACTATACGTTGATCGCCAGTGGCGCCGGCCGGTACTTCGACGTAGAAGGCCGGCTGACCGAGCACAGCTACTACAGCGGCCGCTATTGGGACGAGTACCTGCTAGCTCTCCGCCGGCACCATGTCGGGCTGGCGCGCTGA
- a CDS encoding matrixin family metalloprotease: MPTHFFNSVTGKVAITSVATVAAGAGLAGTAHAETHFNPGGVSSVDGDWIRYESYTQYSGSVAHAINAWYKDGGIKFGYDDIFSITDLEIGDANRSDVSWLGRWSHNIAADKIDLNVYFLGPSVSDKSNSVLTHELGHALGINDHTQTTGILMYQTIASPPIQAPTQHDWDDYNTLWF, translated from the coding sequence TTGCCTACTCATTTCTTCAACAGCGTCACCGGAAAGGTGGCAATCACGTCGGTCGCGACCGTGGCCGCCGGTGCCGGTCTGGCCGGAACGGCTCACGCCGAGACCCATTTCAATCCGGGTGGAGTTAGCTCGGTCGACGGCGACTGGATTCGTTACGAATCATACACCCAATACAGCGGGTCGGTCGCGCACGCGATCAACGCATGGTACAAGGACGGCGGCATTAAGTTCGGCTATGACGACATCTTCAGCATAACCGACCTCGAAATCGGGGACGCGAACCGCTCGGACGTCTCCTGGCTGGGTAGGTGGTCGCATAACATAGCCGCAGACAAGATCGATCTGAACGTATACTTTCTGGGGCCGTCGGTGAGCGACAAGAGTAACTCGGTACTGACCCATGAACTCGGCCATGCCCTGGGAATTAACGACCACACGCAGACAACCGGTATCCTCATGTATCAGACCATCGCGTCGCCCCCAATCCAGGCGCCGACGCAGCACGACTGGGACGACTACAACACCCTCTGGTTCTAG
- a CDS encoding DUF4236 domain-containing protein encodes MGLRYTRRPHYGPFYVNVSENGVSSVTLKLGRISWRLWSKHRRGGLSSVDLPGPFSYRREGASRK; translated from the coding sequence ATGGGCCTGCGCTACACCCGTCGTCCCCATTACGGTCCGTTTTACGTGAACGTGAGCGAGAACGGGGTGTCATCGGTCACGCTCAAACTCGGGCGCATCTCCTGGCGGCTCTGGTCGAAGCACCGTCGGGGCGGCCTCTCCAGCGTGGACCTGCCCGGTCCGTTCTCGTACCGGCGCGAAGGCGCCTCCCGCAAATAG
- a CDS encoding TetR/AcrR family transcriptional regulator yields the protein MVSQRRTASAESGRREQLLDAAERLLLEEGYAAVTSRRVGARAGLTPQLVHYYFQTMDDLFLQVFRRRADAGLELLREVLGSQPTLRQLWELRETSVTGSRFNLEFMALANHRKAIRSALVEYYQRYRQLQLDAFTVALTDLGVPPERCPPLVAQLAMIGMTQIMTIDVDLGIASDYEAVGAFISAQIEELADRRPPAGEA from the coding sequence ATGGTAAGCCAGCGTCGGACGGCTTCAGCCGAGTCGGGGAGGCGTGAGCAGCTGCTCGACGCCGCGGAGCGGCTGCTGCTGGAGGAAGGCTACGCCGCTGTCACCTCGCGCCGGGTGGGTGCGCGGGCCGGCCTGACGCCCCAGCTGGTGCATTACTACTTCCAGACGATGGACGACCTGTTTCTACAGGTGTTCCGCCGGCGCGCGGACGCGGGCCTGGAGCTCCTACGGGAAGTACTCGGTTCCCAGCCGACGCTGCGGCAGCTGTGGGAACTGCGCGAGACCAGCGTCACCGGCAGCAGGTTCAACCTCGAGTTCATGGCGCTGGCCAATCACCGCAAGGCGATCCGGTCGGCGCTCGTCGAGTATTACCAGCGTTACCGCCAGCTTCAGCTCGACGCTTTCACGGTCGCGCTCACCGACCTCGGAGTCCCTCCAGAACGGTGTCCGCCGCTAGTCGCCCAGCTGGCGATGATCGGAATGACCCAGATCATGACGATCGACGTCGATCTGGGCATCGCGTCCGACTACGAGGCCGTCGGCGCCTTCATCAGCGCCCAGATCGAGGAGCTGGCTGATCGGCGTCCGCCGGCCGGCGAGGCCTGA
- a CDS encoding cytochrome P450 — MTDWTTIDFFNDESLVEDPYAYFDDLRSVCPVLPLPHLGVVAVTGYDEAHEVYRDVDTFSSCNSVIGPFATFPVPLEGDDVGEIIDRYRDQLPMNEHMVTMDPPMHTRERALVMRMLTPKRLQENEEFIWRLADQQLDDFLADGRGEFIRGFAQPFAMLAVADVLGVPESDHQRFREGFGLSASPGKIGAGGEHDGELNSLGWLDNWFARYIEDRRQSPRTDVLTQMAAATYPDGSVPEVISVVRAATFLFAAGQETTARLLGSVLKYLAEHPKVQDELREHRELIPDLIEETLRVESPVKADFRLARRATTIGGVDVAAGTPVMLLNGAANRDPRQFECPAEFRHDRKNVRQHIAFGRGVHSCPGGPLARVEGRISLERILDRTRDIRLSEEHHGPAEARRFKYEPTWVLRGLTELHLEFTPVEGDSRG; from the coding sequence ATGACCGACTGGACCACCATCGACTTCTTCAACGACGAGTCGCTTGTGGAAGACCCGTACGCCTACTTCGATGACCTGCGTTCGGTGTGCCCGGTGCTCCCGCTGCCGCACCTCGGCGTGGTGGCTGTGACTGGCTATGACGAGGCGCACGAGGTGTACCGCGATGTGGACACCTTCTCGTCGTGCAACTCGGTGATCGGTCCGTTCGCCACATTCCCGGTGCCGCTCGAAGGCGACGACGTCGGCGAGATCATCGACCGTTACCGGGACCAGCTTCCGATGAACGAGCACATGGTCACGATGGACCCGCCGATGCACACCCGCGAGCGGGCGCTCGTGATGCGGATGCTCACGCCGAAGCGGTTGCAGGAGAACGAGGAGTTCATCTGGCGGCTGGCCGACCAGCAGCTGGACGATTTTCTCGCGGACGGCCGCGGCGAGTTCATCCGCGGGTTCGCGCAGCCGTTCGCGATGCTGGCGGTCGCCGACGTGCTGGGCGTGCCCGAGTCCGACCACCAGCGGTTCCGGGAGGGTTTCGGCCTGTCCGCCAGCCCCGGCAAGATCGGTGCCGGCGGCGAACACGACGGGGAGCTGAACTCGCTCGGCTGGCTCGACAACTGGTTCGCCCGCTACATCGAGGACCGGCGCCAGTCCCCGCGGACCGACGTGCTGACGCAGATGGCGGCGGCGACCTATCCGGACGGGAGCGTCCCGGAGGTCATCTCGGTCGTGCGGGCCGCCACGTTCCTGTTCGCGGCCGGGCAGGAGACCACCGCCCGGCTGCTCGGTTCGGTGCTGAAGTACCTGGCCGAACACCCCAAGGTCCAGGACGAGCTTCGGGAACACCGTGAGCTCATCCCGGACCTCATCGAGGAGACGCTGCGCGTCGAGAGCCCGGTGAAGGCCGACTTCCGCCTCGCCCGGCGCGCCACGACCATCGGTGGCGTCGACGTGGCGGCGGGGACACCGGTCATGCTCCTCAACGGCGCCGCCAACCGCGACCCCCGGCAGTTCGAGTGCCCGGCCGAGTTCCGGCACGACCGCAAGAACGTCCGCCAGCACATCGCCTTCGGGCGGGGAGTCCACTCCTGCCCCGGCGGCCCACTGGCCCGCGTCGAGGGCCGTATCAGCCTGGAGCGCATCCTCGACCGCACCCGCGACATCCGGCTCTCCGAGGAGCACCACGGGCCGGCCGAGGCACGGCGCTTCAAGTACGAGCCGACCTGGGTGCTGCGCGGCCTGACCGAGCTCCACCTCGAGTTCACGCCCGTCGAGGGCGACAGCCGCGGCTGA
- a CDS encoding dihydrodipicolinate reductase — MTLAGRPLRIVQWTTGKVAREAVKAIVERPDLELVGAYAFSKEKVGQDVGDLTELGRTLGVAATDDIDAVIALKPDCVVYMPLHPDVDHLTRLLRAGVNVVSTAGFITGRAYGLETRAALQEAALAGNASLFGSGINPGFAEYIATVASGPCREVNYVRVTESFNIGLWAADANQDELGWGRPAGDPGHAEDIEKATAVFGDAVESIAAHLGLALDDIRCEVQFAHATSDADVPGRAVKHGTVAGIDVRWIGAEAGIDLVEAQVRWTVAGDLDPAWDIAMAYLIEVRGTPQINLRVDVLPADISTFTLEDASAMGSMITAMPVVNAIPAVVAAPPGIVTYADLPAVTSRLRAKR; from the coding sequence ATGACGCTGGCCGGACGTCCCCTGCGGATCGTGCAATGGACGACGGGGAAAGTGGCCCGGGAGGCCGTCAAGGCGATCGTCGAACGCCCGGACCTCGAACTCGTCGGTGCGTACGCCTTCAGCAAGGAGAAGGTCGGCCAGGATGTCGGTGACCTCACCGAACTCGGGCGCACCCTTGGTGTGGCCGCCACCGATGACATCGACGCCGTCATCGCCTTAAAGCCTGACTGTGTCGTCTACATGCCGCTGCATCCCGATGTCGATCATCTGACCCGCCTGCTGCGCGCGGGTGTCAACGTCGTCTCGACCGCGGGCTTCATCACCGGCCGCGCCTACGGCCTCGAGACGCGCGCCGCGCTGCAGGAGGCCGCCCTCGCCGGCAACGCGAGCCTCTTCGGCAGCGGCATCAATCCCGGCTTCGCCGAGTACATCGCCACGGTGGCCTCGGGACCGTGCCGGGAGGTCAACTACGTCCGGGTCACCGAGTCGTTCAACATCGGGCTCTGGGCCGCGGACGCGAACCAGGACGAGCTCGGCTGGGGCCGCCCGGCGGGCGATCCCGGCCATGCCGAGGACATCGAGAAGGCGACCGCCGTCTTCGGCGACGCCGTCGAGTCGATCGCCGCCCACCTCGGCCTGGCGCTCGACGACATCCGCTGCGAGGTCCAGTTCGCCCATGCCACCAGCGACGCCGACGTCCCGGGCCGGGCCGTGAAACACGGCACCGTCGCCGGTATCGACGTCCGCTGGATCGGAGCCGAGGCCGGCATCGACCTCGTCGAGGCCCAGGTGCGCTGGACGGTCGCGGGCGATCTCGACCCGGCGTGGGACATCGCGATGGCCTACCTCATCGAGGTGCGCGGCACACCGCAGATCAACCTGCGCGTCGACGTCCTGCCCGCGGACATCAGCACGTTCACCCTCGAGGACGCGTCCGCGATGGGCTCGATGATCACAGCCATGCCGGTCGTCAACGCGATCCCCGCCGTCGTGGCCGCCCCGCCGGGCATCGTCACCTACGCCGATCTGCCGGCGGTAACCTCACGGCTGCGGGCGAAGCGCTGA
- a CDS encoding ABC transporter substrate-binding protein, with the protein GGGASGGARAACGTPGYTDDEIRLGFVYPDSGAVAAPLAASMSGFIARIGQANAAGGIHGRKLVYSWRDDASESGQNLEAARDLVERQKVFGLVEASVSASGGADYLREHGIPVAGIAAESFWADPRYRNMFAYTYLFTNGPSVSTFGDYAKTQGGTRAAVIQSDVTSTGGDIGSRMSVSLAAAGIPTVPGRFVYNPSVTNLAQLGQQLKQAGADVVIAVLAGSNLADVMRGIREAGAPVKVVLAPSGYDKALIDQYGQTLSGLTAAVTYAPAEVGGQAHQVYLDAMAEYAPELRPPDQELAFVTYIITDLFLTGLEKAGDCPTRAQFIDALRATKYDADGLLPGPVDMTKDFGQMALCYTFMRVNATGTGYDPVPDPNADPATPNRWCGHRLEQ; encoded by the coding sequence CCGGCGGCGGTGCCAGCGGCGGCGCCCGCGCGGCCTGCGGCACGCCCGGATATACCGACGACGAGATCCGGCTGGGCTTCGTCTACCCCGACAGCGGCGCGGTCGCCGCCCCGCTCGCCGCGTCCATGAGCGGCTTCATCGCGCGGATCGGGCAGGCGAACGCAGCCGGCGGGATACACGGCCGCAAGCTGGTCTATTCCTGGCGCGACGACGCGAGCGAGAGCGGCCAGAACCTGGAGGCCGCGCGCGATCTCGTCGAGAGGCAGAAGGTCTTCGGGCTCGTCGAGGCGTCCGTGAGCGCCTCCGGCGGGGCGGACTACCTACGCGAGCACGGCATCCCGGTGGCGGGGATAGCCGCCGAGTCCTTCTGGGCGGACCCTCGCTACCGCAACATGTTCGCCTACACGTACCTGTTCACCAACGGCCCGTCCGTCTCCACCTTCGGCGACTACGCGAAGACCCAGGGCGGTACCCGGGCGGCCGTGATCCAGAGCGACGTCACCTCGACCGGAGGTGACATCGGGTCGCGGATGAGCGTCAGCCTGGCGGCCGCGGGCATCCCGACCGTGCCCGGCCGCTTCGTCTACAACCCCAGCGTCACCAACCTCGCGCAACTGGGCCAGCAGCTGAAGCAGGCCGGGGCCGACGTGGTGATCGCCGTCCTGGCCGGCAGCAACCTGGCCGATGTCATGCGCGGCATCCGGGAGGCCGGCGCGCCGGTGAAGGTCGTCCTCGCGCCCAGCGGCTACGACAAGGCGCTGATCGACCAGTACGGCCAGACGCTCAGCGGCCTGACCGCGGCGGTCACCTACGCCCCCGCCGAGGTCGGTGGCCAGGCCCACCAGGTCTACCTGGACGCGATGGCCGAGTACGCCCCCGAGTTGCGGCCTCCGGACCAGGAGCTCGCCTTCGTCACCTACATCATCACCGACCTGTTCCTCACCGGGCTGGAGAAGGCCGGCGACTGCCCGACCCGCGCCCAGTTCATCGACGCCCTGCGCGCCACCAAGTACGACGCCGATGGCCTGCTGCCCGGTCCCGTCGACATGACCAAGGACTTCGGCCAGATGGCCCTCTGCTACACCTTCATGCGGGTCAACGCGACTGGCACCGGCTACGACCCTGTCCCCGACCCGAACGCCGACCCCGCCACCCCCAACCGGTGGTGCGGCCACCGACTGGAGCAGTAG